A genomic window from Chaetodon auriga isolate fChaAug3 chromosome 13, fChaAug3.hap1, whole genome shotgun sequence includes:
- the LOC143330353 gene encoding interleukin-10 receptor subunit beta-like, translated as MSASLRAFILMFSALCGPTGGSGLLSGPTNVSLTSHNMNLELRWAPPEGAAGDLVYTTEYKSPVTPYRVGCVNTPHLKCDFTSLNISIVEYGKYTCRVRAQVGEKSSGWVESKEITLDTDTIIGSPNVSLFSNGASIDVSIKDPDFKVSDLKSVYISTTYNITYWKDGQLETAKSISIKQQNRVVLNDLELWTKYCVRVQIFTDRNPNPSEPSRTVCESTTSKEEAPWVAAIVTFVIMALAVALVVVAVVYRKSISHFLCPKDALPQHFKEYLLAPPDSSKYLAMRYSHPPKEIYHQISIVAEEGRPLEVAGSSCSKQPDVRAGGELQEKRERLRSTEAVKKS; from the exons ATGTCAGCGTCTCTCCGCGCCTTCATcctgatgttttcagctctgtgtggacCCACAG GCGGATCAGGACTCCTCAGCGGTcccacaaatgtcagcctgaCCTCCCACAACATGAAcctggagctgaggtgggctCCGCCTGAAGGGGCGGCTGGCGACCTGGTCTACACTACCGAGTACAA ATCCCCAGTAACACCCTACAGAGTGGGCTGCGTCAACACCCCCCACCTCAAGTGTGACTTCACCAGCCTCAACATCTCCATCGTTGAATACGGGAAGTACACCTGCAGAGTGCGGGCACAGGTGGGGGAGAAGAGCTCCGGCTGGGTGGAGAGCAAGGAGATCACTTTGGACACAGACA ccatCATCGGTTCACCcaatgtctctctcttctccaatGGGGCGTCGATCGACGTCAGCATTAAAGACCCGGACTTCAAGGTCTCAGACCTCAAGAGTGTTTACATCTCGACCACCTACAACATCACCTACTGGAAGGACGGGCAGCTGGAAACG GCTAAAAGcatcagcatcaaacagcagaaccGGGTGGTTCTGAACGACCTGGAGCTCTGGACCAAGTACTGCGTCCGAGTCCAGATCTTCACCGACAGGAACCCCAACCCCAGCGAGCCCAGCAGAACTGTCTGTGAAAGCACCACCAGCA AAGAGGAGGCTCCGTGGGTGGCAGCCATCGTGACGTTTGTCATCATGGCACTGGCGGTGGCTCTGGTGGTGGTCGCAGTGGTGTATCGGAAAAGCATTTCCCACTTTCTTTGTCCCAAAGATGCGCTTCCTCAGCACTTTAAAGAG taCCTACTGGCACCTCCTGACTCGTCCAAGTACCTCGCCATGCGGTACTCTCACCCGCCCAAGGAGATCTACCACCAGATCAGCATCGTTGCGGAGGAAGGGCGCCCTCTGGAGGTGGCggggagcagctgcagcaagcAGCCTGACGTCAGAGCCGGCggagagctgcaggagaagagggagaggctgAGAAGTACAGAAGCCGTGAAGAAGAGCtga
- the LOC143330354 gene encoding interferon alpha/beta receptor 2-like isoform X2, whose product MGSWMLLLLHFHLVLGLPLPAPSNVSISSFNMDHTLSFLPGPETPSSTRFKVEVLRLRKKSWRAVADCSKLTAGQTCNLTRAFRDPFDYYQARVQAFAANRTSNWTVSEQFQPLSDTLLGPPDVSVSGCGNCLLLQLRVPPIRGFQQLQDFHRELVFHVRRTRDGAQFELNQPYKEETMITYLEPGVEYCVTISVKTLFNSNTVTSKPYCAFTSPPPTSSLYVVYSLLGAFCVLGFLLPGLVVYCSQLGVTLLRRRPPGTLSYLLLRGQNRGGAPAELSDQISATQLHKEGSVDCLLTAHTPVQPLRSSSEEEEEDCGQSDV is encoded by the exons ATGGGGTCGTGgatgcttcttcttctacatTTCCACCTTG TGCTGGGTCTCCCCCTCCCAGCACCCTCCAatgtctccatctcctccttcaaCATGGATCACACACTCAGCTTCCTGCCCGGCCCCGAGACCCCCTCCAGCACCCGCTTCAAGGTGGAAGTCCTCCGCCTCAG GAAGAAGTCGTGGCGAGCGGTGGCTGACTGTTCGAAGCTGACGGCCGGACAGACGTGTAATCTGACCCGAGCCTTCAGGGACCCGTTCGACTACTACCAAGCTCGCGTCCAGGCCTTCGCAGCCAACCGGACGTCCAACTGGACCGTGTCTGAGCAGTTCCAGCCTCTGTCAGACA CGCTCTTGGGACCTCCTGATGTGTCCGTGTCCGGCTGTGGGAACTGTttgctcctgcagctcagagttcCTCCAATCAGGGgcttccagcagctgcaggacttCCACAGAGAACTCGTCTTCCACGTGCGAAGGACCAGGGACGGTGCTCAG TTTGAACTGAATCAGCCGTACAAAGAGGAGACCATGATCACCTACCTGGAGCCAGGTGTGGAGTACTGCGTGACCAtctctgtgaaaacactctTCAACTCCAACACCGTCACCAGTAAACCTTACTGCGCCTTCACCAGCCCTCCACCCACGTCCTCAC TGTATGTGGTCTACAGCCTGCTGGGAGCCTTCTGCGTGCTGGGCTTCCTCCTCCCCGGACTGGTTGTCTACTGCAGTCAGCTGGGCGTCACATTACTAAGACGACGCCCACCCGGAACTCTG TCATATCTCCTCCTCCGGGGCCAGAATCGTGGAGGTGCGCCGGCCGAACTCTCAGATCAGATCTCAGCCACGCAGCTGCATAAAGAAGGCTCAGTCGACTGCCTCCTGACCGCCCACACGCCCGTTCAGCCGCTGAGgagcagctcagaggaggaagaggaggactgTGGACAGTCAGACGTTTGA
- the LOC143330354 gene encoding interferon alpha/beta receptor 2-like isoform X3 → MGSWMLLLLHFHLGNTPWIEAGLEVGGLDVLGLPLPAPSNVSISSFNMDHTLSFLPGPETPSSTRFKVEVLRLRKKSWRAVADCSKLTAGQTCNLTRAFRDPFDYYQARVQAFAANRTSNWTVSEQFQPLSDTLLGPPDVSVSGCGNCLLLQLRVPPIRGFQQLQDFHRELVFHVRRTRDGAQFELNQPYKEETMITYLEPGVEYCVTISVKTLFNSNTVTSKPYCAFTSPPPTSSLYVVYSLLGAFCVLGFLLPGLVVYCSQLGVTLLRRRPPGTLTGPADRQTATPSRTPRC, encoded by the exons ATGGGGTCGTGgatgcttcttcttctacatTTCCACCTTGGTAATACTCCCTGGATTGAGGCTGGGCTGGAAGTAGGAGGTTTAGATG TGCTGGGTCTCCCCCTCCCAGCACCCTCCAatgtctccatctcctccttcaaCATGGATCACACACTCAGCTTCCTGCCCGGCCCCGAGACCCCCTCCAGCACCCGCTTCAAGGTGGAAGTCCTCCGCCTCAG GAAGAAGTCGTGGCGAGCGGTGGCTGACTGTTCGAAGCTGACGGCCGGACAGACGTGTAATCTGACCCGAGCCTTCAGGGACCCGTTCGACTACTACCAAGCTCGCGTCCAGGCCTTCGCAGCCAACCGGACGTCCAACTGGACCGTGTCTGAGCAGTTCCAGCCTCTGTCAGACA CGCTCTTGGGACCTCCTGATGTGTCCGTGTCCGGCTGTGGGAACTGTttgctcctgcagctcagagttcCTCCAATCAGGGgcttccagcagctgcaggacttCCACAGAGAACTCGTCTTCCACGTGCGAAGGACCAGGGACGGTGCTCAG TTTGAACTGAATCAGCCGTACAAAGAGGAGACCATGATCACCTACCTGGAGCCAGGTGTGGAGTACTGCGTGACCAtctctgtgaaaacactctTCAACTCCAACACCGTCACCAGTAAACCTTACTGCGCCTTCACCAGCCCTCCACCCACGTCCTCAC TGTATGTGGTCTACAGCCTGCTGGGAGCCTTCTGCGTGCTGGGCTTCCTCCTCCCCGGACTGGTTGTCTACTGCAGTCAGCTGGGCGTCACATTACTAAGACGACGCCCACCCGGAACTCTG ACTGGACCAGCTGACCGACAGACCGCCACGCCATCCCGAACGCCACGCtgctaa
- the ifngr2 gene encoding interferon gamma receptor 2 isoform X2 — protein MSSGTPRTLRNDAFTMFFIALFFQFIVQGLAEVPPAPPQNVSIDKWLLTWTPATEETNTTFTVQYSRFDTEWINVAACVQTPSHSCDVSFTKAMDEHGCVMLRVLAERRGLSSAPVEACSGHGDSCTPEFRLTAQPGSLTVHLSRNHSLAEEHADHAKHRVYYGREGEPLEHYEDDVSTVSLRGLQEGQRYCTRVQYIYINVPIGLPSCTRCMLIPESKKDSKQAEVAVSVVVVLAVIVLTPALVYVLLFQRRRIKKCLQPPLTIPRDFLLEPFPEHHYPIIPSSPSEEHCDIISSVTVE, from the exons ATGTCTTCAGGGACTCCTCGCACCCTCCGAAATGACGCTTTCACCATGTTTTTCATCGCGTTGTTCTTTCAGTTCATCGTCCAAG GACTTGCTGAGGTGCCGCCCGCACCGCCACAGAACGTCAGCATTGATAAATGGCTGCTGACGTGGACGCCCGCCACCGAGGAGACAAATACCACCTTCACCGTTCAGTACAGCCG CTTTGACACCGAGTGGATAAACGTAGCCGCCTGTGTGCAGACACCTTCCCATTCGTGTGACGTCTCGTTCACCAAAGCCATGGACGAGCACGGCTGCGTGATGCTGCGAGTGCTAGCGGAGCGACGGGGGCTGAGCTCAGCGCCCGTCGAGGCCTGCAGCGGACACG GTGACTCGTGCACTCCTGAGTTCCGCCTGACTGCACAGCCCGGTTCTCTCACCGTACACCTGAGCAGGAACCACAGCCTGGCCGAGGAGCACGCTGACCACGCCAAACACAGGGTTTACTACGGCAGGGAGGGGGAGCCGCTGGAG CACTATGAGGACGACGTCTCTACAGTGTCCCTCCGTGGACTGCAGGAGGGACAGCGTTACTGTACCAGGGTGCAGTACATTTACATCAACGTGCCCATCGGACTGCCCAGCTGCACACGCTGCATGCTCATCCCCGAGTCAA AAAAAGACTCGAAGCAGGCGGAGGTCGCGGTGTCCGTGGTGGTCGTCCTCGCCGTGATCGTGCTGACCCCCGCGTTGGTGTATGTGCTCCTCTTCCAGCGCAGGAGAATCAAGAAATGCCTGCAGCCCCCGTTGACGATCCCACGCGAT TTCCTCCTGGAGCCGTTTCCTGAGCATCATTATCCCATCATCCCCAGCAGCCCCAGTGAGGAGCACTGTGACATCATTTCCTCCGTAACTGTGGAGTAG
- the LOC143330684 gene encoding interferon alpha/beta receptor 1b-like isoform X1, giving the protein MSTAVSINCVLMWFSSCCVSAGAELAAPQHVTMVTLNTNYTLSWDWDQSAAGHHAVTFTTQFVSKYKLKSKKSPNWHMACEGTSHRSCDLTEFSLHYLGIYMIRVRASVNGNHSDWVQKEFCPDKDAALGPPSKVDLQTAGSVLDVFITDPVTSTNSSMRDKLSNLYYQIVYWEGSAHTQASGAQMLDSSANLVTLPSLKAWTWYCVRVQSRCDFYNKSSSFTSPQCMQTEGATPWWLIFLYFLGSLVVCFTIVLFALFFSYRMYKTVKATFYPSSQLPLHFKEYLCDSPSSDVPRLLTPDSESELLCDKVIILPEPVLEIHVPPPEAVPAPPSGLEPDSSGRHSRQDSSGSGDSGVYSTGSSSGPRQTNSGQSSAGAESSWQSPLDLVQVKMQDMVPGLKTQPLIPDEGIVDMCV; this is encoded by the exons ATGAGCACAGCTGTTAGCATAAACTGTGTGCTCATGTGGTTTTCCTCTTGTTGTGTTTCAGCCGGAGCAGAGCTGGCTGCACCGCAGCATGTGACCATGGTGACCTTAAACACCAATTACACACTGAGCTGGGACTGGGACCAGAGCGCCGCGGGGCACCACGCCGTGACCTTCACCACACAATTCGTCTC GAAGTACAAGCTGAAGTCCAAGAAGAGCCCGAACTGGCACATGGCATGTGAGGGGACGTCGCACCGGTCATGTGACCTTACAGAGTTCAGCCTACACTACCTGGGCATCTACATGATTCGAGTGCGAGCCAGCGTGAACGGGAATCACTCCGACTGGGTGCAGAAGGAGTTCTGCCCTGACAAAgatg CTGCTTTGGGTCCTCCAAGCAAAGTGGATCTCCAGACCGCCGGAAGCGTCCTGGACGTCTTCATCACCGACCCTGTGACCAGCACCAACAGCTCCATGAGGGACAAACTGTCCAACCTATACTACCAGATCGTCTACTGGGAAGGCtcggcacacacacag GCCTCTGGAGCCCAGATGCTGGACAGCAGCGCCAACCTGGTGACTCTGCCCAGCCTGAAGGCCTGGACCTGGTACTGCGTCAGAGTCCAGTCCCGCTGCGACTTCTACAacaagagcagcagcttcacctcGCCCCAGTGCATGCAGACCGAAG gTGCTACTCCGTGGTGGCTGATCTTCTTGTACTTCCTGGGCTCCCTGGTCGTCTGCTTCACCATCGTGCTGTTCGCGCTCTTCTTCTCCTATAGGATGTACAAAACCGTCAAGGCCACATTTTACCCGTCCAGCCAGCTGCCTCTGCACTTCAAGGAG taCCTCTGTGACTCTCCCAGCTCCGACGTTCCTCGCCTCCTCACCCCGGATTCAGAGTCAGAGCTCTTGTGTGATAAGGTGATCATCCTTCCAGAGCCGGTCCTGGAAATCCACGTTCCTCCCCCCGAGGCCGTGCCGGCGCCCCCGTCAGGCCTGGAGCCCGACAGCAG CGGCAGGCACAGCCGTCAGGACAGCAGCGGCAGCGGAGACTCAGGAGTTTACTCCACAGGCAGCAGCTCGGGTCCACGGCAGACCAACAGCGGCCAGTCCTCCGCCGGGGCCGAGTCCTCCTGGCAGAGCCCCCTCGACCTGGTGCAGGTGAAGATGCAGGACATGGTCCCTGGCCTCAAGACTCAACCTCTGATCCCAGACGAGGGCATCGTGGACATGTGTGTCTGA
- the LOC143330354 gene encoding interferon alpha/beta receptor 2-like isoform X1: MGSWMLLLLHFHLGNTPWIEAGLEVGGLDVLGLPLPAPSNVSISSFNMDHTLSFLPGPETPSSTRFKVEVLRLRKKSWRAVADCSKLTAGQTCNLTRAFRDPFDYYQARVQAFAANRTSNWTVSEQFQPLSDTLLGPPDVSVSGCGNCLLLQLRVPPIRGFQQLQDFHRELVFHVRRTRDGAQFELNQPYKEETMITYLEPGVEYCVTISVKTLFNSNTVTSKPYCAFTSPPPTSSLYVVYSLLGAFCVLGFLLPGLVVYCSQLGVTLLRRRPPGTLSYLLLRGQNRGGAPAELSDQISATQLHKEGSVDCLLTAHTPVQPLRSSSEEEEEDCGQSDV, from the exons ATGGGGTCGTGgatgcttcttcttctacatTTCCACCTTGGTAATACTCCCTGGATTGAGGCTGGGCTGGAAGTAGGAGGTTTAGATG TGCTGGGTCTCCCCCTCCCAGCACCCTCCAatgtctccatctcctccttcaaCATGGATCACACACTCAGCTTCCTGCCCGGCCCCGAGACCCCCTCCAGCACCCGCTTCAAGGTGGAAGTCCTCCGCCTCAG GAAGAAGTCGTGGCGAGCGGTGGCTGACTGTTCGAAGCTGACGGCCGGACAGACGTGTAATCTGACCCGAGCCTTCAGGGACCCGTTCGACTACTACCAAGCTCGCGTCCAGGCCTTCGCAGCCAACCGGACGTCCAACTGGACCGTGTCTGAGCAGTTCCAGCCTCTGTCAGACA CGCTCTTGGGACCTCCTGATGTGTCCGTGTCCGGCTGTGGGAACTGTttgctcctgcagctcagagttcCTCCAATCAGGGgcttccagcagctgcaggacttCCACAGAGAACTCGTCTTCCACGTGCGAAGGACCAGGGACGGTGCTCAG TTTGAACTGAATCAGCCGTACAAAGAGGAGACCATGATCACCTACCTGGAGCCAGGTGTGGAGTACTGCGTGACCAtctctgtgaaaacactctTCAACTCCAACACCGTCACCAGTAAACCTTACTGCGCCTTCACCAGCCCTCCACCCACGTCCTCAC TGTATGTGGTCTACAGCCTGCTGGGAGCCTTCTGCGTGCTGGGCTTCCTCCTCCCCGGACTGGTTGTCTACTGCAGTCAGCTGGGCGTCACATTACTAAGACGACGCCCACCCGGAACTCTG TCATATCTCCTCCTCCGGGGCCAGAATCGTGGAGGTGCGCCGGCCGAACTCTCAGATCAGATCTCAGCCACGCAGCTGCATAAAGAAGGCTCAGTCGACTGCCTCCTGACCGCCCACACGCCCGTTCAGCCGCTGAGgagcagctcagaggaggaagaggaggactgTGGACAGTCAGACGTTTGA
- the LOC143330684 gene encoding interferon alpha/beta receptor 1b-like isoform X2: MSAAFLFVFLFCCLQTIPAGAELAAPQHVTMVTLNTNYTLSWDWDQSAAGHHAVTFTTQFVSKYKLKSKKSPNWHMACEGTSHRSCDLTEFSLHYLGIYMIRVRASVNGNHSDWVQKEFCPDKDAALGPPSKVDLQTAGSVLDVFITDPVTSTNSSMRDKLSNLYYQIVYWEGSAHTQASGAQMLDSSANLVTLPSLKAWTWYCVRVQSRCDFYNKSSSFTSPQCMQTEGATPWWLIFLYFLGSLVVCFTIVLFALFFSYRMYKTVKATFYPSSQLPLHFKEYLCDSPSSDVPRLLTPDSESELLCDKVIILPEPVLEIHVPPPEAVPAPPSGLEPDSSGRHSRQDSSGSGDSGVYSTGSSSGPRQTNSGQSSAGAESSWQSPLDLVQVKMQDMVPGLKTQPLIPDEGIVDMCV, encoded by the exons ATGTCCGCTGCTTTTTTATtcgtctttctcttctgttgcCTCCAAACCATCCCTG CCGGAGCAGAGCTGGCTGCACCGCAGCATGTGACCATGGTGACCTTAAACACCAATTACACACTGAGCTGGGACTGGGACCAGAGCGCCGCGGGGCACCACGCCGTGACCTTCACCACACAATTCGTCTC GAAGTACAAGCTGAAGTCCAAGAAGAGCCCGAACTGGCACATGGCATGTGAGGGGACGTCGCACCGGTCATGTGACCTTACAGAGTTCAGCCTACACTACCTGGGCATCTACATGATTCGAGTGCGAGCCAGCGTGAACGGGAATCACTCCGACTGGGTGCAGAAGGAGTTCTGCCCTGACAAAgatg CTGCTTTGGGTCCTCCAAGCAAAGTGGATCTCCAGACCGCCGGAAGCGTCCTGGACGTCTTCATCACCGACCCTGTGACCAGCACCAACAGCTCCATGAGGGACAAACTGTCCAACCTATACTACCAGATCGTCTACTGGGAAGGCtcggcacacacacag GCCTCTGGAGCCCAGATGCTGGACAGCAGCGCCAACCTGGTGACTCTGCCCAGCCTGAAGGCCTGGACCTGGTACTGCGTCAGAGTCCAGTCCCGCTGCGACTTCTACAacaagagcagcagcttcacctcGCCCCAGTGCATGCAGACCGAAG gTGCTACTCCGTGGTGGCTGATCTTCTTGTACTTCCTGGGCTCCCTGGTCGTCTGCTTCACCATCGTGCTGTTCGCGCTCTTCTTCTCCTATAGGATGTACAAAACCGTCAAGGCCACATTTTACCCGTCCAGCCAGCTGCCTCTGCACTTCAAGGAG taCCTCTGTGACTCTCCCAGCTCCGACGTTCCTCGCCTCCTCACCCCGGATTCAGAGTCAGAGCTCTTGTGTGATAAGGTGATCATCCTTCCAGAGCCGGTCCTGGAAATCCACGTTCCTCCCCCCGAGGCCGTGCCGGCGCCCCCGTCAGGCCTGGAGCCCGACAGCAG CGGCAGGCACAGCCGTCAGGACAGCAGCGGCAGCGGAGACTCAGGAGTTTACTCCACAGGCAGCAGCTCGGGTCCACGGCAGACCAACAGCGGCCAGTCCTCCGCCGGGGCCGAGTCCTCCTGGCAGAGCCCCCTCGACCTGGTGCAGGTGAAGATGCAGGACATGGTCCCTGGCCTCAAGACTCAACCTCTGATCCCAGACGAGGGCATCGTGGACATGTGTGTCTGA
- the ifngr2 gene encoding interferon gamma receptor 2 isoform X1, with amino-acid sequence MSSGTPRTLRNDAFTMFFIALFFQFIVQGLAEVPPAPPQNVSIDKWLLTWTPATEETNTTFTVQYSRFDTEWINVAACVQTPSHSCDVSFTKAMDEHGCVMLRVLAERRGLSSAPVEACSGHGERPANGAAAHRGDSCTPEFRLTAQPGSLTVHLSRNHSLAEEHADHAKHRVYYGREGEPLEHYEDDVSTVSLRGLQEGQRYCTRVQYIYINVPIGLPSCTRCMLIPESKKDSKQAEVAVSVVVVLAVIVLTPALVYVLLFQRRRIKKCLQPPLTIPRDFLLEPFPEHHYPIIPSSPSEEHCDIISSVTVE; translated from the exons ATGTCTTCAGGGACTCCTCGCACCCTCCGAAATGACGCTTTCACCATGTTTTTCATCGCGTTGTTCTTTCAGTTCATCGTCCAAG GACTTGCTGAGGTGCCGCCCGCACCGCCACAGAACGTCAGCATTGATAAATGGCTGCTGACGTGGACGCCCGCCACCGAGGAGACAAATACCACCTTCACCGTTCAGTACAGCCG CTTTGACACCGAGTGGATAAACGTAGCCGCCTGTGTGCAGACACCTTCCCATTCGTGTGACGTCTCGTTCACCAAAGCCATGGACGAGCACGGCTGCGTGATGCTGCGAGTGCTAGCGGAGCGACGGGGGCTGAGCTCAGCGCCCGTCGAGGCCTGCAGCGGACACGGTGAGAGGCCTGCGAACGGAGCCGCCGCTCACCGTG GTGACTCGTGCACTCCTGAGTTCCGCCTGACTGCACAGCCCGGTTCTCTCACCGTACACCTGAGCAGGAACCACAGCCTGGCCGAGGAGCACGCTGACCACGCCAAACACAGGGTTTACTACGGCAGGGAGGGGGAGCCGCTGGAG CACTATGAGGACGACGTCTCTACAGTGTCCCTCCGTGGACTGCAGGAGGGACAGCGTTACTGTACCAGGGTGCAGTACATTTACATCAACGTGCCCATCGGACTGCCCAGCTGCACACGCTGCATGCTCATCCCCGAGTCAA AAAAAGACTCGAAGCAGGCGGAGGTCGCGGTGTCCGTGGTGGTCGTCCTCGCCGTGATCGTGCTGACCCCCGCGTTGGTGTATGTGCTCCTCTTCCAGCGCAGGAGAATCAAGAAATGCCTGCAGCCCCCGTTGACGATCCCACGCGAT TTCCTCCTGGAGCCGTTTCCTGAGCATCATTATCCCATCATCCCCAGCAGCCCCAGTGAGGAGCACTGTGACATCATTTCCTCCGTAACTGTGGAGTAG